TACACACTCATCGGTGACTGCGCGGGGTCGACGTGAGCGCGGGCCTCCAGCCACTCTGCGTCGTGCCAGACGTGGGAACTGGTGCTCACTCGAGACGCCGTCGCGGGCGGTACCTCGGTGGCGAAGGCCATGGGGTCGGCCTTGTCTGCCACCGAACCGTCTCGCCCGTGGACGCGGAACTTGTACAGTTCGCCTGCCGCGATTCCGGGCAGGAACAGTTCCCAGACCCCCGTCGAACCGAGGACGCGCATGGGCGCGAATTGCCCACCCCAGCCGTCGAAGTCGCCGATAACGGTGACTCCCCGGGCGGCGGGTGCCCACACGGCAAACGAGGTTCCCTCGACCACGCCGTCAGGCGTTTCGTATCTGCGCGGGTGAGCGCCGAGGATATCCCACAGGCGTTCGTGCCGGCCCTCGCCGAAGAGATGGAGATCAAGTTCGCCGAGGGTGGGGAGGAATCGGTACGGATCTGCGACGACGACGGTATGCCCACCCGGGTAGGTGACCGAGTATCGATAGTCCATGAGGTCGGGGAAGGGAACCAGCGCAGCGAAGACGCCGCCCGAAATGTGGTGGAGAGGAAATGTCTTCCCACCGATGACGGCGTCGACCGACTCGGCGTGTGGCCGAAGCGTACGCAGCACGGTTCCGTCCGGGTGGGGGTGCGCGCCGAGGACGCTGTGCGGGTCGTGGTGTTCACCGCGGGCAAGCAGTTCCAGATCGTGGAGTGCAGGCGCAACTCCGGCAGGCAGTTCGGCGGCCATCATTTACCTCCGCGGTATGCCAGGGAAGTTCTGGCGGGGTAGGGAACTGGCGGTAGCGCAAGAATGTGGGCGACGGACCGCCACGGCTCTAGTCGAACGAAATTTGCTTGGCCCCACTGGTATTGCTCGCCGCTTACTTCGTCGAGCACGCTCAGGTGGTCTTGCCATTCGCGACCGAGCGCCGGCATGTCCAGCCAGACCGTTCCCTCTTCCGCGGCAAACGGATTGAGGTTGACGACGGTGAGTACGGCATCGCCGGTGATCGGATCGAACTTCGAGTAGGCGATGATCGCGTCGTTGTCGATGTGGTGGAAGTGCAGGTTGCGGAGTTGTTGCAGGGCGGGGTGTGCGCGGCGGATTCGGTTGAGCGTGGTGATCCAGGGTTCGAGGGATTCGCCCCTGGCAGTTGCTTCCGCGAACCGCCGCGGACGTAGTTCGTACTTCTCCGAGTCCAGATACTCTTCGCTGCCGGGACGCACAGCCTGGTGCTCGTAGAGTTCGTACCCCGAGTAGACGCCCCACGTCGGTGCCAGTGTGGCGGCGAGAGCTGCTCGCAGCGCGAACATTCCGGGGCCGCCGTGCTGCAGGGACTCGTGCAGGATGTCCGGGGTGTTCACGAAGAGATTGGGGCGCGCCTCGTCGGCTTTTGCCGCGAGTTCGTTGCCGAATTCCGTCAGTTCCCACTTGGCGACGCGCCAGGTGAAGTACGTGTACGACTGCGTGAAGCCGCGTCGGGCGAGGCCATACATGCGGGCCGGCCGGGTGAACGCCTCGGCCAGGAAGAGCACGTCCGGATCGGATTTCTTGACTTCGGCGATCAGCTTTTCCCAGAAGTTGGGCGGCTTGGTGTGGGGGTTGTCGACCCGAAAGATCTTGACGCCCGCGTTGATCCAGTGGCGAACGACGCGGAGGATTTCCTTGTCCAACCCGTCTGGGTCGATGTCGAAGTTGATCGGATAGATGTCCTGGTACTTCTTCGGCGGGTTCTCCGCGTATGCGATGGTGCCGTCGGGCAGAACGTTGAACCACTCGGGATGCTTTGCCGCCCACGGATGATCGGGTGCGCACTGGAGCGCGAGGTCGAGTGCCACCTCGAGGTCGAGTTTGCGTGCCCGCGATACAAACGCCTTGAAGTCCTTGAGCGTTCCGAGTTCCGGATGGACCGCGTCGTGTCCACCTTCGGCAGATCCGATGGCCCACGGAGATCCGACATCGTCGGGTTCGGGAGTGAGTGTGTTGTTGCGGCCCTTGCGATTGATCTCACCGATCGGGTGGATCGGCGGGAGGTAGACAACGTCGAAACCCATTGCGGCAATGCGCGGTAGATCCTCCGACGCGGTCTTGAAGGTGCCGTGCTTGGGCGCCCCGTTCTCGTCCCAGCCGCCGGTGGAGCGGGGGAAGAATTCGTACCACGATCCGAACAGTGCTCGGTGGCGGTCGACCAGTACGGTGTGCGGTTCGCCCTTGGTGATGAGTTCGCGTAGGGGATGCGCGCGAAGCAACTCGGCGACGTCGGATGCAAACGCTGGGGCGACTCGGGCCGTCACAGGTGCGGTGCTGCGCAGCGACGCCGTCACCGCCTCGAGCTTCGAGCGATTGGCGCGGGGCTGTTCCTGGGCGGCTTTCTCGAAGAGCCGCGCGCCGATCTCGAGGTCGTTGGCCAGCTCGGCCGGACCTTGCCCGACGGACAGTTTGGCTTCGACGGCGTGCTTCCAGGTCGCGACGGGATCACTCCACGCCTCGATCCGAAACGTCCAGAGTCCCTCGGCGGACGGGACGAACACGGCGTCGACGGTGTCCGGTTCGCTGCCCGGGTCCATCTGGATCCGTAGTGGTTTGGTTCCACGGGGTCCGCGCACGGTGAGGGTGGCCGCAACTGCGTCGTGGCCCTCTCGCCACACGGTGGCATGTACGGGAAACACTTCACCCACTACGGCCTTGGCTGGATAGTTACCCGAGATCGCGGGTACCACGTCGTCGATACCGAGGCGTCCTGTCACGGGAAGCTCCATTTCTGATGGTGGAGTGTTACTGGTGTGGCCGAGTTCAACCGTAGTGGGTACAGCGCCTTGTCGTCGCTCCAGCGGACACGGTGGTTGAACTCGACTAGGGTTCGCGGGGTGAAAGCCTTGCGTCGGTTCACTGTCCGAGCCCACCTTCCGGAGCGCCTTGCAGCGCTCGGCCCTTTGTCCACCAACTTGCGTTGGTCCTGGCACCCCGAGACTCAGGATCTGTTCTCGCGCCTGGACCCCGAACTCTGGCAAGCAGTTCAGTTCGATCCGGTTCGAATGCTCGGTGAGGTCGACCCGTCGCGCTTGGACGAATTGAGCAGCGACGAGGCGTTCCTCGCTGACCTCGACACGGCAGCAGCCGATCTCGCGGGCTATCTGAGCACCCCGCGCTGGTACCAGTCGCAGCAGGCGAAGGGGGTGTCGCTGGCTGGTGGAATTGCGTACTTCTCCATGGAATTCGGAGTCAGCGAAGTCCTGCCGAACTACTCGGGTGGCCTGGGAATTCTGGCCGGTGACCATCTCAAGGCCGCGTCGGATCTGGGACTGCCGTTGATCGGCGTCGGACTGCTCTACCGGTCCGGGTATTTCCGCCAGTCTCTGACAGCCGACGGGTGGCAAGCCGAGCACTACCCGCCCCACGATCCGCAGGGGTTGCCTCTGCGTTTGCTGACGGACGCCGGGCCGTCGTCCGACGACGGATCGCCGGTAGTCATCCACGTTGCGATGCCAGGAGGACGAGTCCTTCGCTCGCGGGTGTGGATCGCGCAGGTCGGCCGGGTGCCGCTGCTTCTTCTCGATTCGGACATTGCTGAGAACGACGCGGACCTGAGGGGCGTCACCGATCGCCTGTACGGCGGCGATCAGGATCATCGCATCAAGCAGGAGATCCTCGCCGGTATCGGCGGCGTCCGCGCGGTGCGGGCCTACACCGCGGCGTACGGATTGCCCGATCCCGAGGTGTTCCACATGAACGAGGGCCACGCCGGTTTCCTCGGCATCGAACGGATTCGGGAACTTGTCACCACCAAAGACCTCGACTTCGATTCGGCACTGGCTGCCGTCCGCGCCGGAACCGTCTTCACGACGCACACCCCGGTGCCCGCCGGAATCGACCGCTTCCCGGCTGATCTGGTTCGTCACTACTTCGGCGGTTCCAACGGCGAGAACGAATCGACGCTTCTTCCCGGACTGACTGTCGATCGCATTGTCGGGATGGGCCGCGAGTCCGACCCGTCGATCTTCAACATGGCGCACATGGGCCTTCGGCTCGGCCAGCGTGCCAACGGTGTGTCGAAGCTGCACGGCATTGTCAGTCGCGACATGTTCAACGGCCTCTGGCCGGGGTTCGACGCCGACGAGGTGCCGATCGGCTCGGTCACCAACGGTGTCCACGCCCCCACCTGGGCAGCACCGGAATGGATGAATGTCGCCCGCCGGATCGTCGGCCAGGATCAGCTAGAGGAAGCGCGCGGCTGGGAGCGCCTGCACGAGTTGTCCGCCACCGAACTCTGGGAAACACGCAATGCGTTGCGCGGCAAGCTCGTCGACGAGGTGCGTCGACGGGTGAAGGCGTCGTGGCTCGAGCGCGGCGCCACCGAAGCCGAACTGGGTTGGACTGCGGGAGTTTTCGACCCCAATGTATTGACTGTCGGTTTTGCGCGGCGGGTTCCGACGTACAAGCGACTGACACTGATGCTGCGCGACCCCGATCGACTGCGCGCGATGCTGCTCGACGAGAAGCGTCCGGTGCAGTTGGTGGTGGCCGGTAAGTCCCATCCCGCCGACGACGGCGGTAAGGCGCTCATCCAGCAGGTCGTGCGATTCGCCGACGAGGCGGACGTGCGTCACCGCATCGTCTTCCTGCCGGATTACGACATGTCGATGGCCCGGTACCTGTACTGGGGTTGCGATGTGTGGCTGAACAATCCGCTGCGACCGCTCGAGGCGTGCGGAACCTCCGGAATGAAGTCGGCTCTCAACGGCGGACTCAACCTGTCCATCCGCGACGGATGGTGGGACGAGATGTACGACGGCGAGAACGGGTGGGCCATCCCGACGGCCGACGGTGTTCTCGACGACGTTCGTCGTGACGATCTCGAAGCGAGCGCGCTCTACGAATTGCTCGAGCATGCGGTGCTGCCCACGTTCTACGACCGCGACGCTGCCGATCTGCCGACGCGGTGGGTCGAGAAGGTTCGCCACACTCTCGAGCATCTCGGTCCGAAGGTGTTGGCGTCACGCATGGTTCGTGACTACGCGGTGCAGTACTACGCTCCCTCGGCAGAATCTGCTCGCGCGGTGGTAGCCGACAGTTACGCCGGCGCGCGTGAGGTTGCAGAGTTCCGTCGACGCATCGAATCGCAGTGGCCGTCCGTGAGCGTCGTGCAGGTAGACGGTTCCGGGTTGCCGGACACCCCGGAAATCGGTGCGACTCTCTCGCTGAAGGCGCAGATTCGTCTCGGGGATCTGTCGGTGCCGGACGTCGAGGTGCAGGCCGTCATCGGACGCGTCACTCCCGGTGAGGAACTGACCGATGTCGTCACTTTCCCGATGACGCATTTCGGTTCGGAGGACGGCGTCGAGGTCTTCGAAGCTGAAGTGGCGCTACCGGTTTCGGGATCGGTCGGCTACACGGTTCGAGTTCTCCCGCATCACCGTCTGCTGGTGAATGCCTCAGAACTGGGATTGGTGACCACACCCCTCGCGTAAGACCCACTTCTGCCCCGGACCATGTCGAGAAGGTCCGGGGGCAGAAGTGCGTCAGGGCCGCGAATCGCGGATACGGGTCAGTGCCTTGCGGACGACCTCAGGCTTGGTCGTCTCCCAGAACGGTGGCAACGACGCCCGCAGGTATCCGGCATACCGAGCCGTTGCGAGGCGTGGATCCAGGACGGCCACAACACCTTTGTCGTCGACGCTGCGCAGTAGTCTGCCCACGCCTTGGGCGAGGAGCAGCGCAGCGTGGTTAGCCGAGACGCTGAGGAAACCGTTTCCGCCGTGTGCCTCGATGGCCTGTTGGCGAGCCATCAGCAGCGGATCGTCCGGCCGCGGAAACGGAATGCGGTCCAGGATAACCAGTGACAGCGACGGACCGGGAACGTCGACGCCCTGCCAGAGGGACAGTGTCCCGAACAGTGATGTGGCTTCGTCCTTGGCAAAAGCTTTGACGAGGGTACCGGTGGCGTCGTCGCCTTGGCACAGGATCGGGGTGTCGAGGCGATCACGCATGGCTTCGGATGCGGCTTTGGCCGCGCGCATCGACGAGAACAGCCCGAGGGTGCGCCCACCGGCCGCTTCGACGAGTTCGGCGATTTCGTCGAGGTAGACCGGGGACAAGCCGTCGCGGCCCGGTGTCGGGAGGTGGCGGGCGATGTAGATGATTCCGGCTTTGGCATGGTCGAACGGTGATCCGACGTCGACCGAGTTCCAACGGAATGCGTTGGCATCGGAGGGCGCTTCGCTTCCGATCGCAGTGCCGGAATCGGGGCGCACCGACGACTGCGCCGGCAGTCCCCAGTTGATCGCCAGACCGTCGAAGGAACCGCCGACGGTGAGGGTTGCGGAAGTCAGCACGACTGTCGATTCCGCGAACAGGCGTGAGCGCAGCAGACCGCCGACGGACAGCGGTGCCATCCGGACGGAACGGCGGACCGACCCACGGAACTCGTCGGAGGAGAGCCAGACGACGTCTTTACGCTGGGCGGGATCTGGTTCGTCGAAAGCGGTGAGCACTCGTACGGCGCTGTCGTGAATGTCTTCTACCGAGGAGAGTGCCGCGTTGCGGGCTGCTGCGGCTTCGGGATCAGCTGCCGTCATGCCGGACTTGGCCGGGCCGATAGCCGTGCGCAAGGCCCACGCGGCATCGCGGATGGCTGCGAGCGCGGGGGCTGCGCCGTCCGGGAGCCCGTCCCAGCGTCCGGGGCGAAGTTCTTCGAGGAGCCCGGCCCAACCTTCGCCTGCGGCTTCGAGACGATCGGCGTCCTGTTCTTCGACGATCTTGCCGCAGCGACGGGCCGCCGCGCTGATGGCGGCCGCCGTGAGTTCGTCCGTCGCGACCCCGGTGACGCGGTCGACCAGTTCGTGGGCTTCGTCGATGACCACGACGTCGTGCTCGGGCAGGATCTGGATTCCCGTGATGGCATCGATCGCGAGCAGGGCGTGGTTGGTGACCACGACGTCCGCCTTCGAGGCCTCGACGCGGGCGCGTTCGGCAAAGCAGTCCTCACCGACCGGGCACTGGTTCTTCCCGAGGCACTCGCGCGACGTCACACTGACCTGCCGCCACGCCTGATCGGACACACCTGGCACCAGTTCGTCGCGGTCGCCGGTGTCGGTGTCCGACGACCACTCGGTCAATCGCACCACTTCGCGGCCCAAGCGCGAGACCGTGAACGGATCGAACAGTTCATCCTCCGGCGGCTGCTCGGAGGCACCGGTATGAATCTTGTTCATGCACAGGTAGTTGTTGCGGCCCTTGAGGATTGCGAATTCTGCACGGCGTCCGAGTGGCTTCTTCAGTGCATCGGCCAGGCGGGGCAGGTCGCGATCGACCAACTGCCTCTGCAGCGCGATGGTGGCCGTCGACACGACGACGGTGCGACCGGACTCGACAGCATGACGCAAGCTCGGCACCAGGTAGGCCAGCGACTTACCCGTACCGGTGCCGGCCTGGACGGCAAGATGCTCGCCGGTATCTATCGAATGCGCTACCGCCGACGCCATCGTGAGCTGGCTGGTCCGCTCGGCACCGCCCAGCGCCTGCACCGCCGTGCGAAGCAGTTCGGGGACATTCGGAAGTTCATCGGCCACTGAAGCAGGTTAGTGGATACCTACGTCAGAAATATCGACGCCACTCGAAGGCGCATGCTCGTCACGGCCGCTGAGCTGCACTCCGTGCTCGCGCATCTGCGTCAAAGCCGCTTCGATCGTGGCGGTTGCCACACCTGCGGTGAGGGGAAGGAGGACGGTGGTGGCAAAGCCGGCACGGACAGCGTCGAGTGCTGTGGCCTTCACACAGTGATCGGTGGCGATGCCGATGACGTCGACCTCGGTGATGCCGTGAGCGCGCAACCACTGCTCGAGAGTTGTGCCGTCCTCGGAAAACCCTTCGAACCCGGAGTACGCGGCGCTGTACGCACCTTTGGAAAACACGGCAGAACCGGCGATCGTTGCATCGAATGCCGGGTGGAAGTCGGCGCCGGAGGTTCCCACCACACAGTGCACCGGCCAGGTGTCGACGTAATCAGGGTTCTCGGAGAAGTGAGCGCCCGGATCGATGTGGAAATCGCGGGTGGCTGCGACGGCGTCGTACTCGTGGGAATCGACGAAGGTGTTGATTGCGGCAGCTACGGCAGCGCCGCCGTCGACGGCGAGGGCGCCGCCTTCACAGAAATCGTTCTGGACGTCCACCACGATCAATGCCCGTGCAGTCATCGCTG
The nucleotide sequence above comes from Rhodococcus sp. KBS0724. Encoded proteins:
- the glgP gene encoding alpha-glucan family phosphorylase, with the protein product MKALRRFTVRAHLPERLAALGPLSTNLRWSWHPETQDLFSRLDPELWQAVQFDPVRMLGEVDPSRLDELSSDEAFLADLDTAAADLAGYLSTPRWYQSQQAKGVSLAGGIAYFSMEFGVSEVLPNYSGGLGILAGDHLKAASDLGLPLIGVGLLYRSGYFRQSLTADGWQAEHYPPHDPQGLPLRLLTDAGPSSDDGSPVVIHVAMPGGRVLRSRVWIAQVGRVPLLLLDSDIAENDADLRGVTDRLYGGDQDHRIKQEILAGIGGVRAVRAYTAAYGLPDPEVFHMNEGHAGFLGIERIRELVTTKDLDFDSALAAVRAGTVFTTHTPVPAGIDRFPADLVRHYFGGSNGENESTLLPGLTVDRIVGMGRESDPSIFNMAHMGLRLGQRANGVSKLHGIVSRDMFNGLWPGFDADEVPIGSVTNGVHAPTWAAPEWMNVARRIVGQDQLEEARGWERLHELSATELWETRNALRGKLVDEVRRRVKASWLERGATEAELGWTAGVFDPNVLTVGFARRVPTYKRLTLMLRDPDRLRAMLLDEKRPVQLVVAGKSHPADDGGKALIQQVVRFADEADVRHRIVFLPDYDMSMARYLYWGCDVWLNNPLRPLEACGTSGMKSALNGGLNLSIRDGWWDEMYDGENGWAIPTADGVLDDVRRDDLEASALYELLEHAVLPTFYDRDAADLPTRWVEKVRHTLEHLGPKVLASRMVRDYAVQYYAPSAESARAVVADSYAGAREVAEFRRRIESQWPSVSVVQVDGSGLPDTPEIGATLSLKAQIRLGDLSVPDVEVQAVIGRVTPGEELTDVVTFPMTHFGSEDGVEVFEAEVALPVSGSVGYTVRVLPHHRLLVNASELGLVTTPLA
- a CDS encoding ATP-dependent DNA helicase, coding for MADELPNVPELLRTAVQALGGAERTSQLTMASAVAHSIDTGEHLAVQAGTGTGKSLAYLVPSLRHAVESGRTVVVSTATIALQRQLVDRDLPRLADALKKPLGRRAEFAILKGRNNYLCMNKIHTGASEQPPEDELFDPFTVSRLGREVVRLTEWSSDTDTGDRDELVPGVSDQAWRQVSVTSRECLGKNQCPVGEDCFAERARVEASKADVVVTNHALLAIDAITGIQILPEHDVVVIDEAHELVDRVTGVATDELTAAAISAAARRCGKIVEEQDADRLEAAGEGWAGLLEELRPGRWDGLPDGAAPALAAIRDAAWALRTAIGPAKSGMTAADPEAAAARNAALSSVEDIHDSAVRVLTAFDEPDPAQRKDVVWLSSDEFRGSVRRSVRMAPLSVGGLLRSRLFAESTVVLTSATLTVGGSFDGLAINWGLPAQSSVRPDSGTAIGSEAPSDANAFRWNSVDVGSPFDHAKAGIIYIARHLPTPGRDGLSPVYLDEIAELVEAAGGRTLGLFSSMRAAKAASEAMRDRLDTPILCQGDDATGTLVKAFAKDEATSLFGTLSLWQGVDVPGPSLSLVILDRIPFPRPDDPLLMARQQAIEAHGGNGFLSVSANHAALLLAQGVGRLLRSVDDKGVVAVLDPRLATARYAGYLRASLPPFWETTKPEVVRKALTRIRDSRP
- a CDS encoding maltotransferase domain-containing protein; amino-acid sequence: MTGRLGIDDVVPAISGNYPAKAVVGEVFPVHATVWREGHDAVAATLTVRGPRGTKPLRIQMDPGSEPDTVDAVFVPSAEGLWTFRIEAWSDPVATWKHAVEAKLSVGQGPAELANDLEIGARLFEKAAQEQPRANRSKLEAVTASLRSTAPVTARVAPAFASDVAELLRAHPLRELITKGEPHTVLVDRHRALFGSWYEFFPRSTGGWDENGAPKHGTFKTASEDLPRIAAMGFDVVYLPPIHPIGEINRKGRNNTLTPEPDDVGSPWAIGSAEGGHDAVHPELGTLKDFKAFVSRARKLDLEVALDLALQCAPDHPWAAKHPEWFNVLPDGTIAYAENPPKKYQDIYPINFDIDPDGLDKEILRVVRHWINAGVKIFRVDNPHTKPPNFWEKLIAEVKKSDPDVLFLAEAFTRPARMYGLARRGFTQSYTYFTWRVAKWELTEFGNELAAKADEARPNLFVNTPDILHESLQHGGPGMFALRAALAATLAPTWGVYSGYELYEHQAVRPGSEEYLDSEKYELRPRRFAEATARGESLEPWITTLNRIRRAHPALQQLRNLHFHHIDNDAIIAYSKFDPITGDAVLTVVNLNPFAAEEGTVWLDMPALGREWQDHLSVLDEVSGEQYQWGQANFVRLEPWRSVAHILALPPVPYPARTSLAYRGGK
- a CDS encoding isochorismatase family protein: MTARALIVVDVQNDFCEGGALAVDGGAAVAAAINTFVDSHEYDAVAATRDFHIDPGAHFSENPDYVDTWPVHCVVGTSGADFHPAFDATIAGSAVFSKGAYSAAYSGFEGFSEDGTTLEQWLRAHGITEVDVIGIATDHCVKATALDAVRAGFATTVLLPLTAGVATATIEAALTQMREHGVQLSGRDEHAPSSGVDISDVGIH